From the Lathyrus oleraceus cultivar Zhongwan6 chromosome 4, CAAS_Psat_ZW6_1.0, whole genome shotgun sequence genome, one window contains:
- the LOC127076244 gene encoding pollen receptor-like kinase 3, which yields MAIAPTIFHPSFFILIFNIIIRFSITSSMTEAEALLNLKNSFTNSDSLNNWIASTLPCAEDGQWEGVICYNGLVSGLRLGGMGLLGKIDVDALLELKGLRTISLNDNSFVGSIPELNRIGYLKAIYLSRNKFSGHIPKEYFQSMKSLKKIYLSDNEFTGELPLSLAEVPTLVELHLENNQFSGIIPNLNNPVLLALNVSNNNLEGEVPEGLMRFNESSFLGNAGLCGEKFGKICGQTMMKKEPVSPQEINNITQLNNHNNSNVYVSVPDQSKHRSLQIIGIVITCVALIALAIFLIVRSRKKKEKEKSNDDGEKSGLESGHDCGGSFEVQVSSNSISSNDISNNQVKRDNLSKKTSSSRRSSSQGSRGIGELVMMNEEKGVFGMPDLMKASAEVLGNGGFGSSYKAVMSNGVAVVVKRTRELNALGKDGFDAEMKNLARLHHWNVLTPLAYHYRKDEKLVISEYVPRGSLLYLLHGDKGPSHTELNWNTRLKIVRGIAKGMQYIHTNLSSSDLPHGNLKSSNILIGPDYEPLLMDYGFIHLVNPSNFANTLFAYKSPEALQHNQISPRSDVYCLGIVILEIITGKFPSQYLNNGKGGTDLVQWVTSSVSEGKELELLDPEIAKKRDSLDDMKQLVYIGAACTESNPRKRIDIMEAGRRIEEIKTNEVELVKESRTIEVFPSFGEDGYGDSSQGYDDEKVSRRKRGTNSFGSKDTLDFGVS from the exons ATGGCCATAGCTCCAACAATTTTCCATCCATCATTCTTCATCTTGATCTTCAATATCATCATCAGATTTTCCATCACAAGTTCCATGACAGAAGCAGAAGCATTGTTGAATCTAAAAAACTCTTTCACCAATTCTGATTCTCTTAATAATTGGATCGCCAGCACTTTGCCTTGCGCCGAAGACGGACAATGGGAAGGCGTAATATGTTACAACGGGTTAGTAAGCGGTCTTCGCCTCGGTGGAATGGGACTATTAGGAAAAATTGATGTTGATGCATTGCTTGAACTCAAAGGTCTAAGAACTATTAGTCTTAACGATAACTCTTTCGTAGGTTCGATACCGGAATTGAATCGAATCGGTTACTTAAAAGCGATATATTTGTCGAGAAACAAATTCTCAGGACATATTCCTAAGGAATATTTTCAGAGTATGAAATCATTGAAGAAAATTTATTTATCTGATAATGAATTCACAGGTGAACTTCCTTTATCATTGGCTGAGGTTCCTACACTTGTTGAATTACATCTTGAAAATAATCAGTTTAGTGGAATCATTCCAAATTTGAATAATCCTGTATTGCTGGCATTAAATGTTTCAAACAATAATCTGGAAGGTGAAGTTCCTGAAGGTTTGATGAGGTTCAATGAGAGTTCTTTTCTAGGGAATGCTGGTTTATGCGGCGAGAAATTCGGTAAAATATGTGGACAAACAATGATGAAGAAGGAGCCTGTTAGTCCACAAGAGATTAATAATATTACACAACTCAACAACCATAATAATAGTAATGTTTATGTGAGTGTGCCTGATCAAAGTAAGCATAGGTCATTGCAGATTATTGGCATTGTTATAACATGTGTAGCACTCATTGCACTTGCTATATTTTTGATTGTGAGATcaagaaaaaagaaagagaaggAGAAATCGAACGATGACGGAGAGAAAAGTGGACTGGAAAGTGGGCACGATTGTGGTGGAAGTTTTGAAGTTCAAGTAAGTAGTAATAGTATTTCTAGTAATGACATTAGTAATAATCAAGTGAAAAGAGATAATTTGTCGAAAAAAACATCGTCTAGTAGAAGAAGTTCTTCACAAGGAAGTAGAGGGATAGGTGAGCTTGTGATGATGAATGAGGAGAAGGGTGTGTTTGGTATGCCTGATTTGATGAAAGCTTCTGCTGAAGTTCTTGGAAATGGAGGGTTTGGATCTTCTTATAAAGCTGTCATGTCTAATGGTGTTGCTGTGGTTGTGAAAAGGACTAGAGAGTTGAATGCTTTGGGAAAAGATGGTTTTGATGCTGAGATGAAGAATCTTGCAAGGTTACATCATTGGAATGTTTTGACACCTTTGGCTTATCATTATAGAAAAGACGAGAAGTTAGTTATCTCTGAGTATGTTCCTAGAGGAAGTCTACTCTATTTGTTGCACG GTGATAAAGGACCGTCTCATACCGAACTAAATTGGAACACACGTCTAAAAATAGTAAGAGGAATTGCAAAAGGAATGCAATATATTCACACAAATCTCTCTTCATCTGATCTACCACATGGAAATCTCAAATCAAGCAACATTCTAATTGGACCAGATTATGAACCCTTACTTATGGACTACGGTTTCATCCATCTTGTGAACCCTTCAAATTTCGCAAACACGTTATTTGCTTATAAGTCACCAGAAGCCTTGCAACACAATCAAATTTCGCCTCGTTCTGACGTATACTGTCTCGGCATAGTCATACTCGAAATAATCACCGGAAAATTTCCTTCGCAGTATCTCAACAACGGTAAAGGTGGGACCGATCTAGTACAATGGGTgacatcatcagtttctgaagGAAAAGAGCTTGAATTACTTGATCCTGAAATTGCGAAAAAAAGAGATTCATTAGACGATATGAAACAACTTGTTTACATTGGTGCAGCGTGTACCGAAAGTAATCCTCGAAAGAGAATAGATATAATGGAAGCTGGTAGAAGAATAGAAGAGATTAAAACAAATGAAGTTGAACTTGTTAAAGAATCAAGAACAATAGAGGTTTTTCCTTCTTTTGGAGAGGATGGTTATGGAGATTCTTCTCAAGGGTATGATGATGAAAAAGTATCAAGGAGGAAACGTGGAACAAATAGTTTTGGAAGTAAAGATACTTTGGATTTTGGTGTTTCCTAA